A DNA window from Luteolibacter luteus contains the following coding sequences:
- a CDS encoding RNA polymerase sigma factor — protein sequence MDRKRFTDLIRDHHLTLLSYARALAGTDPVARELVQDSFVTAWQNLGKFDQARDFASWMRGIVRNKWREHCRLHSREVPLDESALSRLEETLAPYPQGDAAIFARLAECREKLPLPMAEALRACYDEGRTSEDAASFLSVNAAALRKRLERAREVLRLCLSKKD from the coding sequence ATGGATCGTAAACGTTTCACGGACCTGATCCGCGATCATCATCTCACCCTGCTTTCCTACGCCCGGGCCTTGGCGGGTACGGATCCAGTGGCGCGGGAGTTGGTCCAGGACTCCTTCGTCACCGCTTGGCAGAATCTCGGGAAGTTTGACCAGGCCCGAGACTTCGCTTCGTGGATGAGGGGGATCGTTCGGAACAAATGGCGTGAGCATTGCCGGCTCCACTCGCGGGAGGTGCCGCTGGATGAAAGCGCGCTCTCCCGGTTAGAGGAAACGCTTGCGCCCTATCCGCAGGGAGATGCCGCCATCTTTGCCCGCCTGGCCGAGTGTCGTGAGAAGCTTCCGCTACCGATGGCCGAGGCCCTCCGCGCTTGCTACGATGAAGGTCGTACCAGCGAGGACGCAGCCTCCTTCCTCTCCGTGAATGCCGCCGCCCTCCGCAAGCGCTTGGAGCGTGCCCGCGAGGTCCTTCGCCTCTGCCTTTCCAAGAAAGACTGA
- a CDS encoding GH25 family lysozyme, with amino-acid sequence MMKVHTLLALSLVLSSCGGGGFGGTSVSDSPAVLNVSGWDPKERQRGGSSYSQHDVSALRRNGAQGLIARSAKGPLLDDKFPAFLKSADRQGMLLGAYHFVTMDQDPAYQADSFVDRVRAVARSQGISQRKILLVGDFDTKSSPDRLVKFIRRVEQRTGVTPVTYLENSDALRSSLSNAAPEQKSIIRRSPYWIALYSPAGTERTMFSNRPLTPDGLMEKYGIWDQWAMWQYGGVVWQGGRSNAKHYNTPAWGSPRYFGDLAHPMERNVFKGDNGDLQAFWNRHGWAWW; translated from the coding sequence ATGATGAAAGTCCACACCCTGCTCGCGCTCTCCCTGGTCCTTTCCTCCTGCGGGGGCGGCGGATTCGGCGGCACCAGCGTCTCCGATTCGCCCGCCGTGCTGAATGTCTCCGGCTGGGATCCGAAGGAGCGCCAGCGCGGAGGCTCCAGCTACTCCCAGCATGACGTCTCCGCCCTACGGCGAAATGGTGCCCAAGGACTTATCGCCCGCTCGGCGAAGGGCCCCTTGCTCGACGACAAATTCCCGGCCTTCCTGAAGTCTGCCGATCGCCAGGGGATGCTGCTCGGTGCCTACCACTTCGTGACCATGGATCAGGACCCCGCTTATCAGGCGGATTCGTTCGTGGACCGGGTCCGCGCGGTGGCGCGCAGCCAAGGTATTTCACAGCGGAAGATCCTGCTGGTTGGCGATTTCGACACCAAGTCATCCCCTGACCGGCTGGTGAAATTCATCCGCCGGGTGGAGCAGCGCACCGGAGTGACGCCAGTGACCTATCTGGAAAATAGCGATGCCCTCCGCTCCAGCCTGAGCAATGCGGCACCAGAGCAGAAGTCGATCATCCGCCGTTCGCCTTACTGGATCGCGCTCTATAGTCCGGCCGGCACGGAGCGGACGATGTTTTCCAACCGCCCCCTGACGCCGGATGGCCTGATGGAAAAATACGGCATCTGGGACCAGTGGGCGATGTGGCAGTACGGGGGCGTGGTCTGGCAGGGCGGCCGCTCGAATGCGAAGCACTACAATACTCCTGCATGGGGCAGCCCGCGCTACTTCGGAGATCTGGCGCACCCGATGGAGCGGAATGTCTTCAAGGGTGACAATGGCGATCTCCAGGCCTTCTGGAATCGCCATGGATGGGCATGGTGGTGA
- a CDS encoding FKBP-type peptidyl-prolyl cis-trans isomerase has protein sequence MKFNLAPGVLAIGLATLFPAAAQNEGAAEKPAADAPAAPAIDAKTVKSNSSYGLGFRTGGEFGQNYGQFGISPEDIDTESFLKGFLAGFKGGKPEVAEEDLKAAMQALGDTLQAREKERAAANLEAGKKFLEENGKREGVITTKSGLQYEIIKKGEGKTYVAPKEGEPEKQFLVNYKGTLIDGKEFDASPEGNPVPMTLQVIEGWKEALTTMPIGSKWKLFIPSNLAYGEQRRSAEIAPNTVLLFDLELVDIKDAPANPHGNMPFPIPQGGPEGQ, from the coding sequence ATGAAATTCAACCTTGCTCCCGGCGTCCTGGCTATCGGCCTCGCCACCCTGTTCCCGGCGGCCGCCCAGAATGAAGGCGCTGCGGAGAAGCCCGCGGCTGACGCTCCTGCCGCGCCCGCCATCGATGCCAAGACGGTAAAGTCCAATTCCTCCTATGGTCTGGGTTTCCGCACCGGGGGTGAGTTCGGCCAGAACTACGGCCAGTTCGGCATCAGTCCCGAGGACATCGATACCGAGTCTTTCCTCAAGGGCTTCCTCGCCGGTTTCAAGGGCGGCAAGCCCGAAGTCGCCGAAGAAGACCTGAAGGCCGCCATGCAGGCTCTGGGCGATACGCTTCAGGCCCGCGAGAAGGAGCGCGCCGCTGCTAACTTGGAAGCAGGCAAGAAGTTCCTCGAGGAGAACGGCAAGCGCGAAGGGGTGATCACCACCAAGTCCGGCCTTCAGTACGAGATCATCAAGAAGGGTGAAGGCAAGACCTACGTCGCCCCGAAGGAAGGCGAGCCGGAGAAGCAATTCCTTGTGAACTACAAGGGCACCCTGATCGACGGCAAGGAATTCGACGCCTCCCCGGAAGGCAACCCGGTCCCGATGACCCTTCAGGTGATCGAAGGCTGGAAGGAAGCTCTCACCACCATGCCGATCGGCTCCAAGTGGAAGCTCTTCATCCCGAGCAATCTCGCCTACGGTGAACAACGCCGCAGCGCCGAGATCGCCCCGAACACTGTGTTACTCTTCGACCTCGAGCTGGTGGACATCAAGGATGCTCCGGCCAACCCGCACGGCAACATGCCCTTCCCGATCCCGCAAGGCGGTCCCGAAGGTCAGTAA
- a CDS encoding bifunctional GNAT family N-acetyltransferase/carbon-nitrogen hydrolase family protein, with protein sequence MPPKDHETKLGAVLVRNPTVDDIPAILSLHRRCFPQPNDAGGPWNEKHLRSHLHVFPEGQLLAEKDGQILGVASSLIVSLGRNPLRKHTYDGVTDDGYFYNHDPQGDTLYGADVYVDPDARKFGVGAALYSARRDLCRRLNLRRILAGARLWHYDEHAARLTPEEYVWQVQDGKIPDPVLGFQIKQGFAVRGIMPNYLHDHRSRDNAALIEWINPEYQAPGEMGNKVRVACVQYHMRKVADFDDFANQVRYFVETAGEDYGAEFVVFPEFLTVQLLSALPPMGSREGIRKLSEYTDQFRALMSRLAREQGLYLIAGSHPVALPDGRLENTSMIFKPDGTHVSQPKLHITPSEKTWWGISGGDSLIVLQTPKAKIGVLICYDVEFPEAARYLADRGVEILFIPYCTDNRQGYLRVSLCAAARAIENQIYVATAGVVGNLPDVPAMDVHYGRAAVFTPSDFEFARDGIQAEADPNVETMLVTDLDISDLYRSRLSGSVTPVTDRRTDLFEFHNKLSNEIIAPGVQEGHL encoded by the coding sequence GTGCCGCCGAAAGACCACGAAACGAAGCTGGGTGCCGTCCTCGTCCGGAATCCTACCGTCGATGATATCCCCGCCATCCTCTCGCTTCACCGCCGTTGCTTCCCCCAGCCGAATGACGCTGGCGGCCCGTGGAATGAAAAGCACCTGCGCTCCCACCTCCACGTTTTTCCGGAGGGCCAGTTGCTCGCGGAAAAGGACGGCCAGATCCTTGGTGTCGCTTCATCCCTGATCGTCTCGCTCGGTCGCAATCCGCTGCGCAAGCACACCTACGATGGCGTCACGGACGACGGCTACTTCTACAACCACGATCCCCAGGGCGATACTCTCTACGGCGCGGACGTCTATGTGGACCCGGACGCCCGCAAGTTCGGCGTCGGCGCCGCGCTCTACTCTGCCCGCCGCGATCTCTGCCGCCGCCTGAATCTCCGCCGCATCCTCGCCGGTGCGCGTCTCTGGCACTACGATGAACACGCCGCGCGCCTCACTCCGGAAGAATACGTCTGGCAGGTGCAGGATGGAAAAATTCCCGACCCCGTGCTCGGCTTCCAGATCAAGCAGGGCTTCGCGGTCCGCGGCATCATGCCGAACTACCTCCACGATCACCGCTCCCGCGACAACGCTGCTTTGATCGAGTGGATCAACCCGGAATACCAGGCCCCGGGCGAAATGGGGAACAAGGTGCGCGTGGCCTGCGTGCAATACCACATGCGCAAGGTCGCGGACTTCGACGACTTCGCCAACCAGGTCCGCTACTTCGTGGAAACGGCGGGCGAGGACTATGGAGCGGAGTTCGTGGTCTTCCCGGAATTCCTCACCGTGCAATTGCTCAGCGCACTGCCGCCGATGGGTTCGCGCGAAGGGATCCGCAAGCTGTCCGAATACACGGATCAGTTCCGCGCGCTGATGAGCCGCCTGGCTCGGGAGCAGGGACTTTATCTCATCGCCGGATCCCATCCGGTGGCTCTGCCGGATGGACGTCTGGAGAATACCTCCATGATCTTCAAACCGGACGGCACCCACGTCTCCCAGCCGAAGCTCCACATCACGCCTTCGGAAAAAACGTGGTGGGGCATCTCCGGTGGCGACTCGCTGATCGTGCTCCAGACGCCGAAGGCAAAGATCGGCGTTCTGATCTGCTACGATGTGGAATTCCCCGAAGCGGCCCGCTATCTGGCAGACCGTGGCGTGGAAATACTATTCATCCCGTACTGCACGGACAATCGCCAGGGCTACCTCCGCGTCAGCCTCTGTGCGGCGGCTCGGGCGATCGAGAACCAGATCTACGTCGCCACCGCGGGAGTCGTGGGCAATCTTCCCGATGTGCCCGCGATGGATGTTCATTACGGGCGCGCTGCCGTATTCACCCCGAGCGATTTCGAATTCGCCCGCGACGGCATCCAGGCCGAGGCGGATCCAAACGTGGAGACCATGCTCGTCACGGATCTCGATATTTCCGATCTCTATCGCTCGCGCCTGAGTGGCAGCGTCACTCCTGTGACCGACCGCCGCACGGATCTCTTCGAGTTCCATAACAAGCTCTCGAATGAGATCATCGCGCCCGGGGTGCAGGAAGGTCACCTGTGA
- a CDS encoding Amuc_1099 family pilus-like system protein, which translates to MNLSEDPSDRLIDSLLREQRRGHPDEALLREINRGLDVAKTQMLHPGSARKRNYVAAAAVLAFLCLIGLSWSAIQRAIEKSRGFEAARKVEQERHAGVLKRERQDLEAKIQTAKEGPSLSPRDDKQVLSNREAVEEPVVPQPAETVDSEEEGLNLRFVAVEKEESPGAIFAHDPDGKTGEPGRLIEPRAYLADTGRINFKGSKIVLTSSKDPESLTNPSSVLASSYVGQSSGRGVMLLLPGTGKRGDPPAQLLFVDDRFSEFPAGSTLLVNASTKDIRFILEKDQLDCPSGEQVIIKDPPVNKIGMTPVRGLFRKDEEWRIFFSALWPQPGPNGRALQVCFDGRSPEVMIMGIRENLAVTHASDKTSPAEAVAKEDKDDGKPEVVVNGEVARAAEDPGKDLARLAFVGSAATKWYVQFGFESEGKWSPRLTGMTSLGKRLQNRISALKMLAPGSVFFEDGDMAGCFKFNAIVEREIVDARTGLKRTAKIAQYEDLRPGFRGRFYESISGLPEADLEKAAYQDPAAAFEFFPEGGGKGRFEVQLGERFSLPPGIAQPRYLLKSMDARSVTLEYKDQSGQTKTSTLSLK; encoded by the coding sequence ATGAACCTTTCCGAAGATCCATCCGACCGCCTGATCGATTCCCTGCTTCGTGAGCAGAGAAGGGGACACCCCGACGAAGCCTTGCTGAGGGAGATCAACAGAGGCCTCGATGTTGCGAAGACTCAGATGCTGCACCCAGGCAGCGCCCGCAAACGGAACTATGTCGCGGCCGCTGCCGTGTTGGCCTTCCTGTGCTTGATCGGGCTTTCCTGGAGCGCCATTCAGCGGGCCATCGAGAAATCCCGCGGTTTCGAGGCCGCTCGCAAGGTTGAGCAGGAACGTCATGCCGGAGTTTTGAAGCGCGAGCGGCAGGACCTCGAAGCGAAGATCCAGACCGCGAAGGAAGGCCCATCGCTTTCCCCTAGGGATGACAAGCAGGTTCTCTCCAATCGTGAAGCGGTGGAAGAGCCTGTGGTTCCGCAACCTGCCGAAACCGTCGATTCTGAGGAGGAAGGCCTGAACCTCCGGTTCGTCGCGGTGGAGAAAGAAGAAAGCCCCGGAGCGATTTTCGCCCATGACCCCGATGGCAAGACAGGGGAGCCGGGAAGGCTGATCGAACCACGTGCCTACCTTGCCGACACCGGCAGGATCAACTTCAAGGGCAGCAAGATTGTGCTCACCTCGTCCAAGGATCCGGAAAGCCTCACCAACCCTTCGTCGGTTCTTGCTTCTTCCTACGTCGGTCAGAGCAGTGGCCGAGGTGTGATGTTGCTTTTGCCGGGCACGGGCAAGCGGGGCGATCCACCGGCTCAGCTGCTCTTTGTTGACGATCGCTTCAGCGAGTTTCCGGCGGGCTCCACCTTGCTGGTCAATGCCAGCACCAAGGATATCAGGTTCATCCTTGAGAAGGACCAGCTTGATTGTCCCTCCGGCGAGCAGGTCATCATCAAGGATCCTCCGGTAAATAAAATTGGAATGACTCCGGTGCGGGGTCTCTTCCGCAAGGATGAGGAATGGAGGATTTTCTTTTCTGCCCTCTGGCCGCAGCCCGGGCCTAACGGACGCGCCCTGCAGGTCTGCTTCGACGGTAGATCGCCGGAAGTGATGATCATGGGGATTCGGGAGAATCTTGCGGTCACCCATGCTTCCGACAAAACGTCTCCCGCGGAGGCAGTAGCGAAGGAAGATAAGGATGATGGGAAGCCGGAGGTCGTAGTGAATGGCGAGGTCGCCAGGGCTGCAGAGGATCCGGGGAAAGATCTCGCCCGTCTGGCATTCGTGGGTAGTGCCGCTACCAAATGGTACGTCCAGTTCGGATTCGAATCCGAAGGGAAGTGGTCTCCGCGTTTGACGGGGATGACCTCGCTCGGAAAGCGCCTTCAAAACAGGATAAGCGCCCTGAAGATGCTGGCACCCGGGAGTGTCTTCTTCGAGGATGGGGATATGGCGGGTTGCTTCAAGTTCAACGCCATCGTCGAGCGCGAGATCGTCGACGCACGCACCGGACTCAAGCGCACGGCAAAGATCGCGCAATATGAAGACCTGCGGCCAGGTTTTCGAGGGAGGTTTTATGAATCCATCTCCGGTCTTCCGGAGGCCGATCTGGAGAAGGCGGCTTATCAAGATCCTGCCGCGGCCTTTGAGTTCTTTCCGGAGGGAGGAGGAAAAGGCCGCTTCGAAGTCCAGCTGGGTGAACGCTTCTCGCTTCCTCCGGGAATCGCTCAGCCGCGCTATCTCCTGAAGTCGATGGATGCCCGGAGTGTGACCTTGGAATACAAGGATCAATCCGGACAAACGAAGAC